Proteins co-encoded in one uncultured Draconibacterium sp. genomic window:
- a CDS encoding Crp/Fnr family transcriptional regulator, producing MIDYSILVKSPLFYGIPDEECRALFSKIRYQVRKFEKDAIVVQGGEEVTNLFVVLSGSVRGEMIDYSGKTVKIEDIEAPRPLAAAFLFGKENKFPVTVTANKKAELLAIPVVEFLRLLQMNTRLLRNYLNSISTRAQFLSQKLHFLSFKTIKEKVAHFLLQQAGDRFHSFELKNTQQQLAEMFGVTRPSLARVLGEMQNENLIKIEKKTVTLLDKQGLNKLLKNG from the coding sequence ATGATAGATTATTCAATTCTTGTTAAAAGTCCGTTGTTTTATGGTATTCCCGATGAGGAGTGCCGGGCGTTATTTTCAAAAATCCGTTATCAGGTACGCAAATTCGAAAAAGATGCAATAGTGGTGCAGGGAGGTGAGGAGGTTACAAATTTGTTTGTTGTGCTTTCCGGAAGTGTTAGGGGCGAGATGATCGATTACTCGGGGAAAACGGTAAAAATAGAGGATATTGAAGCACCGCGTCCGTTGGCAGCTGCTTTTCTGTTTGGTAAAGAAAATAAATTTCCGGTTACGGTAACTGCCAATAAAAAGGCGGAGTTACTGGCTATTCCCGTTGTTGAATTCCTGAGATTATTGCAAATGAATACACGTTTGTTACGCAACTATTTAAATAGCATTTCAACCCGTGCGCAGTTTCTTTCGCAGAAACTACATTTTCTGAGTTTTAAAACCATTAAAGAAAAGGTTGCTCATTTTCTGCTTCAGCAGGCGGGCGACAGGTTTCATTCGTTCGAATTAAAAAACACACAACAACAACTGGCCGAAATGTTTGGAGTTACCCGGCCATCGCTGGCACGTGTACTTGGCGAAATGCAGAACGAAAACCTTATAAAAATTGAAAAGAAAACCGTTACACTGCTTGATAAACAAGGCTTGAATAAATTACTAAAAAATGGATAG
- the hcp gene encoding hydroxylamine reductase produces the protein MSMFCFQCQEAAKGTGCTIAGVCGKTSDVANLQDTLLYVLKGICWYNEKLRAVDANPKKVDKLVFDGLFSTITNANFNAAVFTKRIIKALQLRNELHVLSKEAGVVLPAELPAIATWTGNTTEEFEAKAEEVGVLSTENEDIRSLRELIIYGVKGLAAYAEHAYNLGSQKDDIFAFMQRALVATTEDLSVEELVALTLETGKFGVDVMALLDAANTGSYGNPEATKVNIGVRNNPAILISGHDMKDMEELLKQTEGTGVDVYTHSEMLPAHYYPAFKKYEHLVGNYGNAWWKQNTEFESFNGPILFTTNCIVPPKESATYTDRIYTTGASGLEGAIHIPDRENGKMKDFSAIIEHAKKCAAPQEIETGEIIGGFAHAQVFALADKIVDAVKSGAIKKFFVMAGCDGRMKSRDYYTQFAEQLPQDTVILTAGCAKYRYNKLPLGDIGGIPRVIDAGQCNDSYSLAVIALKLKEVFELNDINELPIAYNIAWYEQKAVIVLLALLHLGVKNIHLGPTLPAFLSPNVANVLVENFGIGGITEVEKDLEMFMTA, from the coding sequence ATGAGCATGTTTTGTTTTCAATGTCAGGAAGCAGCCAAAGGAACCGGCTGTACAATTGCAGGAGTTTGCGGAAAAACCAGCGATGTTGCGAATTTACAAGATACTTTATTATACGTTCTGAAAGGAATTTGCTGGTATAACGAGAAATTACGGGCCGTTGATGCCAATCCTAAAAAAGTAGATAAATTAGTTTTTGATGGTTTATTCAGCACAATCACCAATGCCAATTTTAATGCCGCAGTATTTACCAAACGTATTATTAAAGCACTTCAGTTAAGAAATGAATTGCACGTACTGAGCAAAGAAGCAGGAGTTGTTTTACCGGCAGAGCTTCCGGCGATTGCAACATGGACAGGAAATACAACCGAAGAGTTTGAAGCCAAAGCGGAAGAAGTTGGTGTATTAAGCACCGAAAACGAAGACATTCGCTCATTGCGCGAATTAATTATTTACGGTGTAAAAGGATTGGCAGCTTATGCCGAGCACGCCTACAATCTGGGAAGCCAAAAAGATGATATTTTTGCCTTCATGCAGCGTGCACTGGTAGCTACTACCGAAGATTTGAGCGTTGAAGAATTGGTTGCTCTTACGCTTGAAACCGGAAAATTTGGTGTTGATGTAATGGCATTGTTAGATGCTGCCAACACTGGTTCTTACGGAAATCCTGAGGCTACAAAAGTGAATATCGGGGTGCGTAATAATCCTGCAATTTTGATTTCGGGTCACGACATGAAAGACATGGAAGAATTGCTGAAACAGACCGAAGGAACCGGCGTTGATGTGTATACACACAGCGAAATGTTGCCGGCTCACTACTATCCGGCTTTCAAAAAATACGAACACCTGGTGGGTAACTACGGTAATGCCTGGTGGAAACAAAATACCGAGTTCGAGAGTTTTAACGGACCAATTCTGTTTACCACCAACTGTATCGTTCCTCCAAAAGAATCGGCCACCTACACCGATAGGATTTATACTACCGGGGCATCAGGTCTTGAGGGAGCCATCCACATTCCAGATCGCGAAAATGGCAAAATGAAAGATTTCAGCGCCATTATCGAACACGCTAAAAAATGTGCAGCACCACAGGAAATTGAAACAGGCGAAATCATCGGAGGATTTGCACACGCACAGGTTTTCGCGCTGGCTGATAAAATTGTTGATGCCGTAAAATCGGGTGCCATCAAAAAATTCTTTGTAATGGCCGGTTGCGACGGACGTATGAAAAGCCGCGACTACTACACACAATTTGCTGAGCAGTTACCACAAGACACTGTGATCCTGACAGCAGGTTGTGCAAAATACCGTTACAACAAACTACCTTTGGGCGATATTGGTGGTATTCCTCGTGTTATTGATGCAGGACAGTGTAATGACTCGTATTCGCTGGCGGTTATTGCTTTAAAGCTGAAAGAGGTATTTGAGCTTAACGACATCAACGAACTACCAATTGCCTACAACATTGCCTGGTACGAACAAAAAGCAGTAATTGTATTACTGGCACTGTTGCACCTGGGCGTAAAAAACATACACCTTGGGCCAACACTTCCGGCATTCCTTTCGCCAAACGTAGCAAATGTATTGGTTGAAAATTTCGGAATTGGCGGTATTACCGAGGTTGAAAAAGATCTTGAAATGTTTATGACAGCATAG
- the pgeF gene encoding peptidoglycan editing factor PgeF, with the protein MDRTPDLIGYSIFQSHTNICAFTTTRSTLPVERVRYSNMPENKAKLAEFLALKTDQMVFPDQTHSSCVAAIHEVPDAVISETDALVTNQSGLCLCVQTADCVPVLLFDPVAKIIAAIHAGWRGTVGGIVANAVGKMTTNYGALPENIVAAIGPSISPEIYEVGDEVVAAARKSIPNVETTLHKNGKGNYHLNLWEANRQMLLKSGVVQQNIQILGACSFSEAEKYYSARREGADTGRMVSGIMIL; encoded by the coding sequence ATGGATAGAACACCGGATTTGATTGGTTACAGCATATTTCAATCACATACAAATATCTGTGCTTTTACCACCACCAGAAGCACATTGCCGGTAGAGCGGGTACGATACAGCAATATGCCCGAAAATAAGGCAAAACTGGCTGAGTTTTTGGCTTTGAAGACGGATCAGATGGTTTTCCCAGATCAGACGCACAGTAGCTGTGTAGCCGCTATTCATGAGGTTCCCGATGCTGTAATTTCGGAAACAGATGCCCTGGTTACCAATCAGTCCGGCTTGTGTTTATGTGTGCAAACGGCTGATTGTGTTCCGGTGTTGTTGTTCGATCCGGTGGCGAAAATAATTGCAGCCATTCATGCCGGGTGGCGCGGAACTGTTGGCGGGATAGTTGCAAATGCGGTGGGTAAAATGACAACTAACTACGGTGCTTTGCCCGAAAATATAGTGGCTGCAATAGGGCCGTCAATAAGCCCAGAAATATATGAAGTAGGTGATGAGGTGGTTGCTGCTGCCCGAAAATCGATTCCCAATGTTGAAACGACACTGCACAAAAATGGTAAGGGTAACTATCATTTAAATTTGTGGGAAGCCAACCGGCAAATGTTGTTGAAATCAGGAGTGGTGCAGCAAAATATTCAGATACTGGGAGCCTGTTCGTTTTCCGAGGCCGAAAAATATTATTCCGCACGCCGCGAAGGGGCAGATACCGGGCGAATGGTTTCCGGAATTATGATTTTGTAA
- a CDS encoding type IX secretion system membrane protein PorP/SprF yields MNTQNTGLFPKTILIFFIIFLSFQQKSNAQEGAYWMGLSSKNPALIGTPSDWVWGVAEFADIPNYDDEYNSFALIADYTISQKAGTMGANFFRTKIGDETGFLAELLYAYTLTGKKNRQWNFGVSTGIEGQESDYSSYGYGNPKASYLKTNLGTLYRSRKLDLGLSYAFFNELENEYSSGSLIDNYVTFITAYRFYIKEKFVIEPNFRMDFGGGDNDGYGGIHAEYDNKAWIGYVTTGTNGVRSIYTGADVFKRFRIALRYSFSDYYQLGRRKFYQFTLGYKLN; encoded by the coding sequence ATGAATACTCAAAACACTGGTTTATTCCCCAAAACAATTCTTATTTTTTTTATCATTTTTCTTTCTTTTCAGCAAAAAAGCAACGCTCAGGAAGGAGCTTATTGGATGGGACTGTCATCTAAAAATCCTGCACTTATTGGTACCCCGTCAGATTGGGTTTGGGGCGTTGCAGAGTTTGCCGATATTCCAAATTACGATGATGAGTACAACAGCTTTGCATTAATAGCTGATTACACCATTTCGCAAAAGGCCGGCACGATGGGTGCAAATTTTTTTCGTACTAAAATAGGAGATGAGACGGGATTTTTGGCTGAATTGCTTTATGCATATACGCTTACAGGAAAAAAGAACAGACAATGGAATTTTGGTGTGTCGACAGGTATTGAGGGGCAAGAGAGTGATTATAGCAGCTATGGTTATGGTAATCCGAAAGCAAGTTATCTGAAAACAAACCTTGGCACTTTATATCGTTCGCGAAAATTGGATTTAGGGCTTAGCTATGCTTTTTTTAATGAATTAGAGAACGAATATAGTTCGGGCAGTTTAATTGATAACTACGTTACGTTTATTACTGCTTACCGCTTTTATATAAAAGAGAAGTTTGTTATCGAGCCTAACTTTAGAATGGACTTTGGAGGTGGCGACAATGATGGTTATGGTGGAATTCATGCGGAGTACGACAATAAAGCCTGGATCGGTTATGTAACTACAGGAACAAACGGGGTGCGCAGCATATACACCGGTGCAGATGTTTTTAAACGATTCCGGATTGCATTAAGGTATTCTTTTTCTGATTACTATCAGTTAGGAAGAAGAAAGTTCTATCAATTCACGCTGGGGTACAAATTGAATTAG
- a CDS encoding 4Fe-4S binding protein, whose product MIREIIKIDEDLCNGCGNCVPNCHEGALQIIEGKARLISELMCDGLGACIGHCPEGAITIEKREADAYDEIATISQMVKQGKATMFAHLKHLQNHNETGYLQQALGFIKANHEAMPFEISEVHELLHGAKEEQASGGGCASGGCPGSAPMTFDAGGLKMAAPVTEMPSELTQWPVQMHLINPAASYFQGADLLVAADCAGFAYGNFHNDFIKGRKMVIACPKLDQGKDIYVQKLVQLIDESRVNTITVVIMEVPCCGGLSQMVKMATQMASRKVPVKEVVIGIKGDVLSDEWM is encoded by the coding sequence ATGATACGAGAGATAATTAAAATTGACGAGGATTTGTGCAACGGATGCGGTAACTGTGTTCCGAATTGCCACGAAGGAGCCTTGCAAATTATCGAAGGCAAAGCACGACTGATAAGCGAGTTAATGTGCGACGGACTGGGAGCTTGTATTGGTCATTGCCCTGAAGGAGCGATTACCATTGAAAAGCGCGAAGCCGATGCTTACGACGAAATTGCTACTATTTCTCAAATGGTAAAACAAGGAAAAGCCACCATGTTCGCGCACTTAAAACATTTGCAGAATCATAACGAAACCGGCTATTTGCAGCAAGCCCTTGGTTTTATAAAAGCCAATCACGAGGCCATGCCTTTTGAAATCAGCGAAGTACACGAATTGCTTCACGGAGCTAAAGAAGAACAAGCATCGGGTGGTGGTTGTGCTTCCGGCGGATGTCCGGGCTCGGCACCAATGACTTTTGATGCAGGTGGTTTAAAAATGGCTGCTCCTGTTACAGAAATGCCATCGGAACTTACCCAGTGGCCGGTGCAAATGCATCTGATCAATCCGGCGGCAAGCTATTTCCAGGGCGCGGATTTGTTGGTAGCTGCCGATTGTGCCGGTTTTGCTTACGGGAATTTCCACAACGACTTTATTAAAGGACGTAAAATGGTTATTGCCTGCCCAAAACTCGACCAGGGAAAGGATATCTACGTTCAGAAACTGGTACAACTGATTGACGAGTCGAGAGTAAACACAATAACCGTTGTAATTATGGAAGTTCCATGTTGCGGAGGATTGTCGCAAATGGTAAAAATGGCTACCCAAATGGCATCGCGTAAGGTACCCGTTAAAGAAGTTGTGATAGGAATTAAAGGCGATGTATTAAGCGATGAGTGGATGTAA